Proteins from a single region of Macaca thibetana thibetana isolate TM-01 chromosome 4, ASM2454274v1, whole genome shotgun sequence:
- the GPR31 gene encoding 12-(S)-hydroxy-5,8,10,14-eicosatetraenoic acid receptor, with amino-acid sequence MGKCRSCLLCGRKRPFLSFCKEEHRVPPASAPAVPAAQHSQVMPFPNCSAPNTVVATAVGVLLGLECWLGLLGNAVALWTFLFRVRVWKPYAVYLLNLALADLLLASCLPFLAIFYLSLQAWHLGHVGCWALRFLLDLSRGVGVAFLAAVALDRYLRVVHRQLKVNLLSPRAALGVSGLVWLLMVALTCPGLLISEAAQNFTRCHSFYPTADGSFSVVWQEALSCLQFVLPFGLIVFCNAGIIRALQKRLREPEKQPKLRRAQALVTVVVVLFTLCFLPCFLTRVLMHIFQNLGSFRALCAVAHTSEVTDSLTYLHSVLNPVVYCFSSPTFRSSYRRVFHTLRGKGQAAEPPGFDPRDSYS; translated from the coding sequence ATGGGGAAATGTAGATCTTGCCTACTCTGTGGCAGGAAAAggccttttctttcattttgtaagGAAGAGCACAGAGTTCCTCCTGCATCTGCTCCAGCGGTGCCTGCAGCCCAGCACAGCCAGGTGATGCCATTCCCAAACTGCTCAGCCCCCAACACTGTGGTGGCCACAGCTGTGGGTGTcctgctggggctggagtgctgGCTGGGTCTGCTGGGCAACGCGGTGGCGCTGTGGACCTTCCTGTTCCGGGTCAGGGTGTGGAAGCCGTATGCCGTCTACCTGCTCAACCTGGCCCTGGCTGACCTGCTGTTGGCCTCGTGTCTGCCGTTCCTGGCCATCTTCTACCTGAGCCTCCAGGCTTGGCATCTGGGCCACGTGGGCTGCTGGGCCCTGCGCTTCCTGCTGGACCTCAGCCGCGGCGTGGGGGTGGCCTTCCTAGCCGCCGTGGCCTTGGACCGGTACCTCCGTGTGGTCCACCGTCAGCTTAAGGTCAACCTGCTGTCTCCTCGGGCAGCCCTGGGGGTCTCGGGCCTCGTCTGGCTCCTGATGGTCGCCCTCACCTGCCCAGGCTTGCTCATCTCTGAGGCCGCCCAGAACTTCACCAGGTGCCACAGTTTCTACCCCACGGCAGATGGCTCCTTCAGCGTCGTCTGGCAGGAAGCACTCTCCTGCCTTCAGTTTGTCCTCCCCTTTGGCCTCATCGTGTTCTGCAATGCAGGCATCATCAGAGCTCTCCAGAAAAGACTCCGGGAGCCTGAGAAACAGCCCAAGCTTCGGCGGGCCCAGGCACTGGTCACCGTGGTGGTGGTGCTGTTTACTCTATGCTTTCTGCCCTGCTTCCTGACCAGAGTCCTGATGCACATCTTCCAAAATCTGGGGAGCTTCAGGGCcctgtgcgcagtggctcatacctcgGAAGTCACGGACAGCCTCACCTACCTGCACAGTGTGCTCAACCCCGTGGTGTACTGCTTCTCCAGCCCCACCTTCAGGAGCTCCTATCGGAGGGTCTTCCACACCCTCCGAGGCAAAGGGCAGGCAGCAGAGCCCCCAGGTTTCGACCCCAGAGACTCCTATTCCTGA